A single window of Onychostoma macrolepis isolate SWU-2019 chromosome 16, ASM1243209v1, whole genome shotgun sequence DNA harbors:
- the LOC131521182 gene encoding uncharacterized protein LOC131521182, with the protein MSKLEWIGRLKNMVKKSPLYSNFIIGFVMLGLEQLVEIDFACPCNPKLNLLFSMAYFVVPALFSFALLFYIQSSQISNYSSCLHCALVCLVPAVLWIMLLFFDGQYFACAKTSWDGLTVHTDITASTTWCQPLVTPDNTTEKQMAFFSYRNNSQIVGLCILLLMSLPLIWMGIRKWQYTPTRTKELENEQIEMVDLSPSPPPDSASTIVDHSRDDF; encoded by the exons ATGAGCAAGTTGGAATGGATAGGACGCTTGAAAAACATGGTGAAGAAGAGCCCTTTATATTCAAATTTCATCATCGGCTTTGTGATGCTTGGACTTGAGCAACTTGTGGAGATAGACTTTGCATGCCCTTGTAATCCAAAGCTGAATCTGCTGTTTTCAATGGCATATTTTGTAGTTCCAGCTCTGTTCTCTTTCGCACTTTTGTTTTATATCCAAAGCTCACAAATCAGCAATTATTCAAGCTGTTTGCACTGTGCTTTAGTTTGTCTCGTGCCAGCCGTTCTCTGGATCATGCTGCTGTTCTTTGATGGACAATACTTTGCCTGTGCAAAGACTTCATGGGATGGACTGACGGTTCACACGGATATAACGGCTTCAACAACGTGGTGTCAGCCTTTAGTCACACCTGACAACACCACAGAAAAGCAAATGGCATTTTTTAGCTATCGAAATAATTCTCAG ATAGTGGGACTGTGCATACTGCTCCTGATGTCACTGCCTCTGATTTGGATGGGCATTAGGAAATGGCAATACACACCAACAAGAACCAAAGAACTTGAGAATGAACAAATAGAAATGGTGGATTTGAGCCCATCACCCCCTCCTGACAGTGCTTCTACAATTGTGGATCACAGTAGAGATGATTTTTAA